The following coding sequences lie in one Sedimentibacter sp. MB35-C1 genomic window:
- a CDS encoding class I SAM-dependent methyltransferase, with amino-acid sequence MLNKSYKEFSQIYDLLMDDIDYEKWTSFIINNTGNIGGGKKILEAACGTGSITKLLAENEYKVTAFDLSQDMLMRAYEKLGRSPVVKLLNMDMADFKIDDKFHAAICCCDGINYLTFEKTENFFANIYNHLGDDSIFIFDMSTEFKYKSMFNETYVYDDGEIFYVWENMANEKNNSVDIEINFFVKDSSNKYTRINEIQTQYVHNAKKITELLKKIGFSHIEVYGDYSDKMYNNTSMRAVFCAKKERKQ; translated from the coding sequence ATGCTCAATAAAAGCTACAAAGAATTTTCGCAAATTTATGATTTGCTGATGGATGACATAGATTATGAAAAATGGACATCCTTTATAATAAATAATACCGGAAATATCGGAGGCGGCAAAAAAATTCTTGAGGCTGCATGCGGAACCGGCAGTATAACAAAGTTACTGGCAGAAAATGAGTACAAAGTTACTGCATTTGACCTTTCACAGGACATGCTTATGAGAGCGTACGAGAAGCTGGGACGCAGTCCGGTTGTTAAGCTGCTCAACATGGATATGGCAGATTTTAAAATTGACGACAAATTCCATGCTGCCATATGTTGTTGCGACGGAATAAATTATCTTACTTTTGAAAAAACTGAAAATTTTTTTGCAAATATATACAATCATCTGGGTGATGATTCCATATTTATTTTTGATATGAGCACAGAATTTAAGTATAAATCAATGTTCAATGAAACTTATGTGTATGATGACGGTGAAATTTTTTATGTTTGGGAAAATATGGCGAATGAAAAAAATAATTCTGTAGATATTGAAATAAATTTTTTTGTTAAGGACTCGTCAAATAAATATACAAGAATAAATGAAATTCAGACTCAGTATGTACATAATGCAAAAAAAATTACGGAACTTTTAAAAAAAATCGGCTTTTCACATATTGAAGTTTACGGTGATTATAGTGATAAGATGTATAATAATACTTCTATGAGAGCGGTTTTTTGCGCTAAGAAAGAGAGGAAACAATAA
- the hslO gene encoding Hsp33 family molecular chaperone HslO encodes MDYMIRAIDKKHTFRLFMIKSTNTVEEARRHHNTTPTASAALGRTLTAALMMGYMMKNEDDKLTININGGGPIGTILTVSDNRGHVKGYVDNPNVDLPLKPNGKLDVGGAVGVNGKVTVMMDLGLKDPYVGSTDIVTGEIGDDIAMYYCQSEQQNSAVALGVLIDRDYSVKSAGGFIVQTLPFIEEEDLAKLEVVLGSLKSVSEYFENDYDVEKIAKEIFNSFDIEITDKIPVGFKCDCSEERMEQALMTIGKDDLKQLIEEDEKIETVCHFCNEKYVFKGEKLKNILKFIEEN; translated from the coding sequence ATGGATTACATGATAAGGGCAATAGATAAGAAGCATACATTTAGATTATTTATGATTAAATCCACAAATACGGTTGAGGAAGCGAGGAGGCATCACAATACGACGCCAACAGCATCAGCTGCATTGGGAAGGACGCTGACTGCGGCCCTGATGATGGGTTATATGATGAAAAATGAAGATGATAAACTCACTATAAATATAAATGGCGGAGGTCCAATAGGTACTATTTTGACAGTTTCCGACAACAGAGGGCATGTAAAGGGCTATGTTGATAATCCTAATGTTGATTTACCGCTGAAACCAAATGGCAAGCTTGATGTGGGCGGAGCAGTAGGAGTTAACGGCAAAGTTACGGTAATGATGGACTTAGGACTAAAAGATCCTTATGTAGGCAGTACAGACATTGTTACAGGAGAAATAGGGGATGACATAGCTATGTATTACTGTCAGTCTGAACAGCAAAATTCTGCTGTAGCACTAGGTGTATTAATTGACAGAGACTATAGTGTCAAGTCTGCAGGCGGTTTTATAGTTCAGACTCTTCCGTTTATTGAAGAAGAAGATTTGGCAAAACTTGAAGTGGTGTTGGGAAGCCTTAAATCGGTTTCTGAATATTTTGAAAATGATTATGATGTCGAAAAGATTGCAAAGGAAATTTTCAACAGCTTTGATATTGAAATAACGGATAAGATTCCAGTTGGATTTAAATGTGATTGTTCTGAAGAGAGAATGGAGCAGGCGCTTATGACTATAGGCAAAGATGATTTGAAACAGCTGATAGAAGAGGACGAAAAAATAGAAACAGTATGCCATTTTTGTAATGAAAAATATGTTTTTAAAGGTGAAAAGTTAAAGAATATTTTAAAATTTATTGAAGAAAATTAA
- a CDS encoding sigma-54-dependent Fis family transcriptional regulator has protein sequence MFNVPMKFVELIFEQSGIVSVTDKEGCYIYVNKKWQEDTGISEKEAIGKYNHDLIEGSRALSAIKSGKVLTADFFIRRIDGKSLPGIMTYVPIHDKKNDIIGCYISSSFSCIEKALEFSERLEAVTEEYEFLKKEMRKRSGVKYSIDDIIGQSDAVKRLKENIYLAGASDSTVLIEGETGTGKELVAHSIHSCSLRNIFSFVKVNCSAIPATLMESEFFGYEEGTFTGAKKGGKRGKFEMAHLGSIFLDEINQMDLTIQPKLLRVLQEKEIERIGSSESTPIDTRVISASNVSLSEMVKHSNFRDDLFYRLNIINIVIPPLRKRREDIPDLADSIIYKLNKKLDRPIEGISSRALTYLKQRDWPGNVRELQNIIERAMNVSMGRSITLDDIKKIETVNIHKWDNKSDSSEILRSSDASLADKKQSIEKDAIINALKSCDYNRTKAAKDLGISRTLLYQKIKKYNIDL, from the coding sequence ATGTTTAATGTACCTATGAAATTTGTTGAACTTATATTTGAGCAATCGGGAATTGTTTCTGTAACAGACAAAGAAGGCTGTTATATTTATGTAAATAAAAAATGGCAGGAAGATACCGGCATATCTGAAAAAGAAGCCATAGGAAAGTACAATCATGATCTTATTGAAGGATCGAGAGCATTATCAGCCATAAAATCGGGGAAAGTGCTTACTGCGGATTTTTTTATTAGAAGAATAGATGGGAAAAGCCTGCCGGGGATTATGACTTATGTTCCTATACATGATAAAAAAAATGATATTATAGGCTGTTATATTTCTTCATCATTTTCATGTATAGAAAAGGCGTTGGAATTTTCGGAGAGGCTGGAGGCTGTTACTGAGGAATATGAATTCCTCAAAAAAGAAATGCGAAAAAGAAGTGGAGTTAAGTACTCTATAGATGATATAATAGGCCAAAGTGATGCTGTAAAACGCTTGAAAGAAAACATTTATCTTGCAGGAGCATCGGATTCGACAGTCCTTATAGAAGGTGAAACAGGTACAGGAAAGGAATTAGTGGCTCATTCAATCCATAGCTGCAGTCTGAGAAATATTTTTTCGTTTGTTAAGGTTAATTGTTCTGCCATTCCGGCAACACTTATGGAATCAGAGTTTTTTGGATATGAAGAAGGTACCTTTACGGGAGCAAAAAAAGGCGGCAAACGAGGGAAATTTGAGATGGCACACCTTGGGAGTATTTTTCTTGATGAAATAAATCAAATGGATCTCACCATCCAGCCAAAGCTGCTGAGAGTTCTTCAGGAAAAAGAAATAGAAAGAATTGGCTCAAGTGAAAGTACGCCTATTGATACAAGAGTTATTTCGGCATCTAATGTTTCACTTAGTGAAATGGTAAAGCACAGCAATTTCAGAGATGATTTGTTTTACAGGCTTAATATAATAAATATAGTTATTCCTCCTCTTAGAAAAAGAAGAGAAGATATACCAGATTTAGCAGACAGCATAATATATAAACTTAATAAAAAGTTGGACAGACCTATAGAGGGAATTTCATCTAGAGCTTTGACATATCTTAAACAAAGAGATTGGCCGGGAAACGTGAGGGAACTTCAGAATATAATCGAAAGAGCTATGAATGTATCTATGGGCAGAAGTATTACTTTGGATGATATTAAAAAAATAGAAACTGTGAATATTCATAAATGGGATAACAAATCTGATTCTAGCGAAATACTTCGCAGCTCAGATGCTTCGCTGGCGGATAAAAAACAAAGTATAGAAAAAGATGCAATTATAAATGCATTGAAATCATGCGATTATAACAGAACAAAGGCAGCAAAAGATTTAGGCATTTCAAGGACTTTACTATATCAAAAAATTAAAAAATATAATATTGATCTCTAA
- a CDS encoding small, acid-soluble spore protein, alpha/beta type — MAEKNAKKKKELTPDDLMKLEIAKEIGLMDKVKELGWGGLTAKETGRIGGLMTAKKKQRKK; from the coding sequence ATGGCTGAAAAAAATGCAAAAAAGAAAAAGGAACTCACGCCTGATGATTTAATGAAGCTTGAAATAGCAAAAGAAATAGGTCTGATGGACAAAGTAAAAGAGCTTGGGTGGGGAGGACTCACTGCCAAGGAAACCGGCAGAATAGGCGGTTTGATGACTGCTAAGAAAAAACAAAGGAAGAAATAG